In a single window of the Rhineura floridana isolate rRhiFlo1 chromosome 3, rRhiFlo1.hap2, whole genome shotgun sequence genome:
- the ATP6V1G2 gene encoding V-type proton ATPase subunit G 2 isoform X1 gives MASQTQGIQQLLQAEKRAAEKVAEARKSETGILSGKARRLKQAKEEAQAEIEQYRLEREKEFQQKQQAALGSQGNLSAEVEAQTRKKLQAMQGGQARGKDRVLRQLLTIVWDVRPQMHPNYRLAV, from the exons ATGGCCAGCCAGACCCAGGGAAtccagcagctgctgcaggctgAGAAGAGAGCCGCAGAGAAGGTGGCAGAGGCTCGGAAAAGTGAGACAGGCATCCTGT CAGGAAAGGCCCGGCGGCTGAAACAGGCCAAGGAAGAAGCCCAGGCCGAAATTGAGCAATACCGCTTGGAGCGTGAGAAAGAGTTCCAGCAGAAGCAGCAGGCG GCTCTGGGCTCGCAGGGGAACTTGTCTGCTGAGGTGGAGGCCCAAACGCGCAAGAAACTGCAGGCAATGCAGGGAGGCCAGGCCCGGGGCAAGGATCGGGTCCTGCGTCAACTTCTCACCATTGTTTGGGATGTGCGGCCCCAAATGCACCCCAATTACCGCCTGGCTGTTTAG
- the ATP6V1G2 gene encoding V-type proton ATPase subunit G 2 isoform X2 encodes MASQTQGIQQLLQAEKRAAEKVAEARKRKARRLKQAKEEAQAEIEQYRLEREKEFQQKQQAALGSQGNLSAEVEAQTRKKLQAMQGGQARGKDRVLRQLLTIVWDVRPQMHPNYRLAV; translated from the exons ATGGCCAGCCAGACCCAGGGAAtccagcagctgctgcaggctgAGAAGAGAGCCGCAGAGAAGGTGGCAGAGGCTCGGAAAA GAAAGGCCCGGCGGCTGAAACAGGCCAAGGAAGAAGCCCAGGCCGAAATTGAGCAATACCGCTTGGAGCGTGAGAAAGAGTTCCAGCAGAAGCAGCAGGCG GCTCTGGGCTCGCAGGGGAACTTGTCTGCTGAGGTGGAGGCCCAAACGCGCAAGAAACTGCAGGCAATGCAGGGAGGCCAGGCCCGGGGCAAGGATCGGGTCCTGCGTCAACTTCTCACCATTGTTTGGGATGTGCGGCCCCAAATGCACCCCAATTACCGCCTGGCTGTTTAG
- the ATP6V1G2 gene encoding V-type proton ATPase subunit G 2 isoform X3: protein MASQTQGIQQLLQAEKRAAEKVAEARKRKARRLKQAQTRKKLQAMQGGQARGKDRVLRQLLTIVWDVRPQMHPNYRLAV, encoded by the exons ATGGCCAGCCAGACCCAGGGAAtccagcagctgctgcaggctgAGAAGAGAGCCGCAGAGAAGGTGGCAGAGGCTCGGAAAA GAAAGGCCCGGCGGCTGAAACAG GCCCAAACGCGCAAGAAACTGCAGGCAATGCAGGGAGGCCAGGCCCGGGGCAAGGATCGGGTCCTGCGTCAACTTCTCACCATTGTTTGGGATGTGCGGCCCCAAATGCACCCCAATTACCGCCTGGCTGTTTAG